TTCCCTTTTTTCTATATTGATTTTGTTTCAGAAACTTATGAATGATGtgccaaataaatattttgtctGTTTTCAAGATCACATTTTTAGAAGAAATTTCATTATTCATAATCAGTATTAGGCGATcacatgtaaaaaattatttttttaattgatatcCACACATTCTTATGGAAAAATGGTTCGTTATCTCTCTGTTTCAAACTAAATGCCGTAATTTGACTTTGCATATATATTGGAAAGCTCAAAGCTGGAATGATGGTCGTTAGATGTGAGGACATGTTCTATATCAACCTTTAGTTTTGTGTAGAATGATGTAGAGCGTGAAGTCTTGCTTACGGGATTTGTTAGCTGTAGAGATGTTGGCATACTAgaatttttatgcatttttttttggtttggagAATATCTAATCACCTTTGAATGACTTTAGAACTGGTCAACCTTGAGAGGCTCACCTTTAGGtgtaatagggagatagatttatCACTTTTTGCTGCTCTGTCTTGTATTTTAATGATCTTTTGAATTAACAAAACTGGAGTTGCTAATGTTTTTTTGTTTGATGTCAAACACAGGCAATAAATGATAAGATACTCTCACTCAACTATGGAGACTTCAGAGCAGAGATCAAGTCTGTGGATGCCCAGGAATCGTTTAATGGCGGGGTGCATGTGCTTGTAACCGGATATTTGACCGGGAAAGACAACTTGATCCGAAATTTCTGTCAAACTTTCTTCCTAGCGCCGCAAGATAGGGGGTACTTTGTCTTAAATGATATGTTTCGATACGTAGAGACTCTTGTTCAGCCTGATACAGTCCAGGTTCCAGTAGCGAATGTTGTGGCTCCTGTCACACCGGAGCAAAGTAAGTGCAACTATTAATCGATTTTTTGGTTATACTCTAATTAGCAACTAACGAAGTATTCTTTTACTAGTTGTTGCAGATCCACCTCCAGTACAGCAGAATCACATTCCTGAGGAAAGCGCACCACCAGCAGAGGAAGCTGATGTTGGAGAAGTTTACAACCCACCGGAGAATGGTGATGTGCCTATTGTTGAAGACGAAGTCCCTGTGTCTGAGGTTGTCGATGAAGTCCAAGATGTCCCTGAAGTGGTAGTTGAATCTGACAACAAAATTGGGGAAACCCCTAAGAAGTCATATGCTTCAATTGTAAGTGGTCATTGACAGCAAATAACTGGATGCATATTCTTCTCAGTATACACTTTCAAGGGTCTGATTAACAGCATTAGTGCCTCCATACTTATATTTGTTGCCAATAGTTTAGAAAGATTAGCATTTGCCAAGTCTAGTTGTTATGTAGTCAGATATGATTCAAGGATAGAGAAGGTCTAATCAAGATATCTTATTGAAGAAACTTTGCAATTTATTTCAGGTCATGCATCTCAAGGAAAGTGCTGCAACCTTCTCCCCTGCTCCAGCACCTGCTCCTAGGAAGCCTATGGCAAAGAGTGTTGAGCAAGTGAATAAGCCTGCTGCCACAGTTACTGATGGTCCATACTCCAGCTCAGATACTGTTGATAACATGAATGACACAGAAGGCATGCAACTGCAGAGCTTGCTTCTAGTTTTATAATCCATTTAGTTTTTAATATACTATTTTTTGTGTTGATTTCTCATTTATGTTTGTTAAACCGCCTCTAGCAGCTGATGGCTACTCAATCTATATAAAAGGCTTGCCTATGAGTGCAACTGTAGCCTTACTTGCAGAGGAGTTCAAGAAGTTTGGGCCAATAAAAAATGGAGGAATTCAAGTTAGAAGTAACAGGGTATGTCTGCTTGTACTATTGTCCTGCTAATTAAAGAAAAAGCTGAATATGTGTGCATTCTTTTGCTATAAGTTCCTCCTCTGCATTAATGTGTTCTTTAATCATAAGTTGGTTAATGGCAGCAACAGGGATTTTGTTTTGGATTTGTTGAATTTGAAGTGGAAAGTGCTGTGCAAAAAGCAATCGAGGTATATCATCTTTACCCCTCATGCATGTCATGTATTATAAGATAGAGTGGATGAAATCGAGAGCTAAGACTTCTTTCATCTAATTCTAGTTCTCTGTGAAATGCATAAGAAATCACTGAGCAGTGAGCATCCATATGGTCTTATTTTTATTAGTTGTTTTGAGTTACAAATATTGCTGAGTGGTGCTCTTTTGTTTGAAGTTGAGCTTCTTGTTGATTCGACTTCACTTTAAACTGCATCTACGGAATCTATCATAGATTTTGTCTCAATGTCTATTTTGGTTTGacattatattgttttgatgtatCTATGTTCGTCTTTTAGGCAACAATGAGTTGATAATTTATTCTAACATCATTGCATAGTAGCTACTGCTTTACAAGTACTTGTGGAAGAGGAATACTGAATCATACAACGattctttttcaattgatgataggACAAAATGATGCCCTTGTCAAATGTGTAATTGGTCTATTTATGCAGCGGCTAAACCTAGTTTAGAATATTCTGGTAATGGACCTTCTGTAAAATGTATCATTTGTTGAATTGACTCTACTTCTGAGAATAATAGTGTCTCCTGTAACAGGAGACTAACAATTATTTCGTTTAGTGGACTAGTCCATCCTAGTAAGTTTCTTCCCTCATTATCAACCTTCTGCAAATTGATGACACTGGATTGAGGAAGTACTATATTCTCAAGGTCTTgtttaaatattgaaattatgtaCACCTacatgaaatattgaaattgagtCTATACTTGAAACCTAatttgctcggactctccaaaaatgttgccgcacccgtgtcggatccttcagaaatacactatttttgaaggatccgacacgcacccgtagaatttttgaagagtccgagcaacttagcttgAAACCCAATTTGACTCTCTATCGTTGATTGTAATTTAGTCATCTTGCTGCAGATGATTTGTTGATCAATTGAAAAGAAATTTATGTCATTAGGTTTATTTGGGGTAGTTCTTTACGGGTTAATTTGGGCTATTAAGATATCACTAGTTGTAAACATTCACATTGATTTGTGCTGCGTGTCTGTGAATATATTTCGTCTAACCTGTAAAATTTCAGACAGGCTACACATTAGTGTCAAATTTGTAGTGGATAGATATTGCCTTAAGAGGGACTCTGTCTTTTGTATAAGTTTGTGCGCTAGGCTAACTAAGTCTAGTATTTAAGCGGAAAAAGCTAGAGGGGTGGACCCACCATTCCCTAGTTTCGAAGGCTACAGTTGGTCCAAAAGGTTGGCTCCAAACAGATTTGTCGGTCATTAAAAAGAAATTACTTTTAGAGGGAAGAATGTCAAATCTGGTTTTGGAAGATTTCATGTGGTAGGTGTCGGAAGCTGATAGTGGTTTTATTGAAAATGCACTTTTGGTATGATTATCATTTAGGCATAGGATGCATGCTAGTACTCCCTACTTGTGTTATTCCCAATGCCCCATCCGATGCGTCTTTTTTCACCTGCTCAGTTTACTTTTGGGCTTCCTTTTCTGCAGGCTTCTCCAATCGTAATTGGTGATCGACAA
The Capsicum annuum cultivar UCD-10X-F1 chromosome 6, UCD10Xv1.1, whole genome shotgun sequence DNA segment above includes these coding regions:
- the LOC107875350 gene encoding LOW QUALITY PROTEIN: nuclear transport factor 2 (The sequence of the model RefSeq protein was modified relative to this genomic sequence to represent the inferred CDS: inserted 1 base in 1 codon), with the protein product MAAEAAAVAAVTPVSAQVVANAFVQQYYHILHHSPGLVFRFYQDISKLGRPEDDGSMGITTTMQAINDKILSLNYGDFRAEIKSVDAQESFNGGVHVLVTGYLTGKDNLIRNFCQTFFLAPQDRGYFVLNDMFRYVETLVQPDTVQVPVANVVAPVTPEQIVADPPPVQQNHIPEESAPPAEEADVGEVYNPPENGDVPIVEDEVPVSEVVDEVQDVPEVVVESDNKIGETPKKSYASIVMHLKESAATFSPAPAPAPRKPMAKSVEQVNKPAATVTDGPYSSSDTVDNMNDTEAADGYSIYIKGLPMSATVALLAEEFKKFGPIKNGGIQVRSNRQQGFCFGFVEFEVESAVQKAIEASPIVIGDRQTVVEEKRSTNSRGNTRGGRFQSGRGGGFRNDGGRGRGNYGGGRGYGRDDFNGRNEFNNRGGNRGGSSNRGGEGYRRADNTGGRINRGGGMPNXTAKAPAPRYSAAA